The genomic segment CAGCTGCTGGGCGCGATGATCGGCGCCGTGCTGGTGTGGGTCACGTACATGGGCCAGTTCAAGGCCCACCTGACCGACCCCGAGATCCTCGCGGCGCAGCCCGTCGAGGAGGGCATGGTCGACCAGAAGGCCGCCCCCGCGGCGGGACCGGTGCTCGGGATCTTCTCGACGGGCCCCGAGATCCGCAACTACGTCCAGAACGTGCTCACGGAGATCATCGCCACGGTCGTCCTGGTCCTCGCCATCCTCACGCAGGGCCTCAACGACGGCGGCAACGGCCTCGGCGTCCTCGGCGCGCTCATCACCGCGCTCGTCGTGGTCGGCATCGGCCTCTCGCTCGGTGGCCCCACGGGCTACGCGATCAACCCCGTCCGTGACCTCGGTCCGCGCATCGTCCACTCCGTGCTCCCGCTGCCGAACAAGGGCAGCTCGGACTGGTCGTACGCCTGGGTTCCGATCGTCGGCCCGCTGATCGGCGGCGCCATCGCCGGCGGTCTCTACAACGTCGCGTTCAAGTAGACCCGCGACAGCGACCGATGACCGGCACAGACGCCGAGACCGACAGCCAAGAACTTCTGGAGCACACCGTGACCGACGCACACACCGCAGGCCCCTTCATCGCGGCCATCGACCAGGGCACCACCTCGAGCCGCTGCATCGTCTTCGACAAGGACGGCCGGATCGTCTCCGTCGACCAGAAGGAGCACGAGCAGATCTTCCCGAAGCCGGGATGGGTCGAGCACGACGCCGCCGAGATCTGGACCAACGTCCAGGAGGTCGTCGCCGGAGCCGTCTCCAAGGCCGGCATCACCCGCGACGACATCAAGGCGATCGGCATCACCAACCAGCGTGAGACCACGCTGCTGTGGGACAAGAACACCGGCGAGCCGGTGCACAACGCCATCGTCTGGCAGGACACCCGCACCGACGCGCTCTGCAAGGAGCTCGGGCGCAACGTCGGCCAGGACCGCTTCCGCCGCGAGACCGGCCTGCCGCTCGCCTCGTACTTCGCGGGTCCCAAGGCCCGCTGGCTGCTCGACCACGTCGACGGCCTGCGCGAGCGCGCCGAGGCCGGCGACATCCTCTTCGGCACCATGGACTCCTGGGTCATCTGGAACCTCACGGGCGGTGTGAACGGCGGCAAGCACGTCACCGACGTCACCAACGCCTCCCGCACCATGCTGATGAACCTCCACAAGATGGAGTGGGACGCCAGAATCTGTGAGTCCATCGGCGTGCCGATGGCGATGCTCCCCGAGATCCGCTCCTCCGCCGAGGTCTACGGCGAGGTCACCGGCGGACAGCTCGGCGACCTGCTCGGCGGCATCCCCGTCGCCTCCGCGCTCGGCGACCAGCAGGCGGCCCTGTTCGGCCAGACCTGCTTCGACGAGGGCGAGGCCAAGTCCACGTACGGCACCGGCACGTTCATGCTCCTGAACACCGGTGACAAGGCCATCAACTCCTACTCGGGCCTGCTGACCACGGTCGGCTACCAGATCGGCGACCAGAAGCCGGTCTACGCCCTGGAGGGCTCCATCGCCGTCACCGGTTCGCTGGTGCAGTGGATGCGCGACCAGATGGGCCTGATCAACTCCGCCGCCGAGATCGAGACGCTCGCGTCGTCGGTCGAGGACAACGGCGGCGCCTACTTCGTACCGGCCTTCTCCGGCCTGTTCGCCCCGTACTGGCGCTCCGACGCCCGCGGTGTGATCGCCGGTCTGACCCGGTACGTCACCAAGGCGCACATCGCGCGCGCCGTCCTGGAGGCCACGGCCTGGCAGACCCGTGAGATCACCGACGCCATGACGAAGGACTCCGGCGTCGAGCTCGCGGCACTCAAGGTCGACGGCGGCATGACCTCCAACAACCTGCTGATGCAGACCATCTCGGACTTCCTCGACGCACCCGTGGTGCGCCCGATGGTCGCCGAGACGACCTGCCTCGGTGCCGCCTACGCCGCCGGCCTCGCCGTCGGCTTCTGGTCCTCGACCGACGAGCTGCGCGCCAACTGGCGGCGGGCCGCGGAGTGGACCCCCCACATGGACGCGGGCACCCGCGACCGTGAGTACAAGAGCTGGCTCAAGGCCGTCGAGCGGTCCATGGGTTGGCTCGACGAGAGTGGCGAGGAGTAAGACACATGACCACCCTGCAGAGCGTCCCTGCCCTCGGGACGCATCCGGCCGCCGGTTCCCACCAGAGCCGCGCCGAGACCCGGGAGCAGCTTTCCAAGGCGACGTACGACCTCCTGGTGATCGGCGGCGGGATCCTGGGCATCTCCACC from the Streptomyces venezuelae genome contains:
- a CDS encoding MIP/aquaporin family protein, coding for MSSSDIFIGETIGTAVLILLGGGVCAAVTLKRSKAKDAGWLAITFGWGFAVLTGAYLAGGVSGAHLNPAVTLGLAIEGGTKWSDVPLYLASQLLGAMIGAVLVWVTYMGQFKAHLTDPEILAAQPVEEGMVDQKAAPAAGPVLGIFSTGPEIRNYVQNVLTEIIATVVLVLAILTQGLNDGGNGLGVLGALITALVVVGIGLSLGGPTGYAINPVRDLGPRIVHSVLPLPNKGSSDWSYAWVPIVGPLIGGAIAGGLYNVAFK
- the glpK gene encoding glycerol kinase GlpK codes for the protein MTDAHTAGPFIAAIDQGTTSSRCIVFDKDGRIVSVDQKEHEQIFPKPGWVEHDAAEIWTNVQEVVAGAVSKAGITRDDIKAIGITNQRETTLLWDKNTGEPVHNAIVWQDTRTDALCKELGRNVGQDRFRRETGLPLASYFAGPKARWLLDHVDGLRERAEAGDILFGTMDSWVIWNLTGGVNGGKHVTDVTNASRTMLMNLHKMEWDARICESIGVPMAMLPEIRSSAEVYGEVTGGQLGDLLGGIPVASALGDQQAALFGQTCFDEGEAKSTYGTGTFMLLNTGDKAINSYSGLLTTVGYQIGDQKPVYALEGSIAVTGSLVQWMRDQMGLINSAAEIETLASSVEDNGGAYFVPAFSGLFAPYWRSDARGVIAGLTRYVTKAHIARAVLEATAWQTREITDAMTKDSGVELAALKVDGGMTSNNLLMQTISDFLDAPVVRPMVAETTCLGAAYAAGLAVGFWSSTDELRANWRRAAEWTPHMDAGTRDREYKSWLKAVERSMGWLDESGEE